The Mus caroli chromosome 9, CAROLI_EIJ_v1.1, whole genome shotgun sequence DNA window GTTTTGAGGGTCATGACTCCTAGACCTCTAGCTCCAAAACTCATAAACTTTGACTCCCTATGAAGGATAATAACTGGTCGTGATAACACACATGGGAGACtgagtgagtgccaggccagcctgtgcCACATCTAGCAAGATCTTACCAAAAGTTAACCAAACAAACCGGGAGCTGAAACAGCCCTGTCATGAATTGGAGGCTGGACTCCAGtccctttctcaaacaaacagacaaacgaGTGATGGTAGACACATTtagtcccagaatttgggagacagaggcaggtgaatctctctgagttctaggccagccaaagatacatagcaagactgtttcaaattaaaaattgaaaaatcttgGGCATGCCAAacagtcctagcacttggaaggcagagatcaCATATCTGAGGCTACCCTCGAGCCTATGTAAgtcggggggggggtgtcacaaaACTAGGTGTTATGGTACATCCTTGTAACCCAAGCACTTGGAAACAAAGGCAAGTTTTAGCTCAGCTTTGTCTATGTAGTAAATTTAGGACAGATAAAGCTAcaagtgagaccctgacttaaaaaacaaaaagtacaaacCCTAGAATCTGGGAAACAGTTGTGAAGCAAAACTTTTGCTTCAATAGATCAAGAACTGGGTCTGTTCCTTGGGATGCCCATGGGCCAGGTTAGCCCATGAGGCTGATGCATCTTTCCCCTCCCAAGAAACCTTGTCCCTTGCTATATAAGGACCCTAAAGACTTGGTAGATTGTTTCTCCCAACCGCTGTCTTTTGTTTGGACAGGGTCCtgctatgtagtcctagctgacCTAGAACTGGCTATGAACCATGCTGATGTCAAACTTGCAAACAACttctcctccaccccccaccccccatgctgGAGGCATTTTCCTACCTGTGTGAGTCTCTTCTTGTTCAGGGACCTTTCTCCTAGCTGAGGCTAACAATAGCAACTATTTCCTTAATTATTGCTGAGTACTTGGCACAGCTGTAGACACTCCCTCCCACTATGAGCTTAGTGTACTTATAGTACAGCTGATAGGCTTTCAAAAGCATGGACACAGCCCCACTACCTTGGTTGCCTTTTGTATATGTATGGTACCAGGGAAGGAAGTGGATTTGAATCTAGGGACTGGGCATGTTGGCCAAACACTGTACTGCTGAACTCAGCACTTTTGTTATCTTTTTGGATTAGGGTCTCACTACATCGctgcccagactagccttgaactgacTCTGTCATTCAGGCATACCTTTTTGTAGTCCTTCTGGCCTCAGTCTTCTCAGTATTTGTATAACAGGCTTGCTTGCTGTATTGTCTTTACTTCCAACACACATTTAAACGGCAGCATCTTAGATTTATGTATATGCTCTAGGTAGGTTTTCCTAATTCTTAGGGTTACCCTCATTTCCAAGTTTTTAGGAAGAACAAATATTTCAGCTTACAGAGATCTCCAGAACCTCCTTCCACTCAGTAAATTCCAGGGGTTCTCGTCAGGTCTAAAGTTACTAGGAAACTGGACTGACCTTCATGATTTCCCTGTACCCTGCTCATGTCTTTGCAAATGATCCCTTTCTTACATTCACTTTCCTTTATCCTTTCTGTTCTTGCATTTGTATGTCATGTGTGTTTCTATCCATGTGTGTGGAGTCCAGAAATTGATATTGAATGTCTTTCTTGGATTGCTCTCCAATACACTGAATTAGGGTTTCTCACCTGAACCCAAagctcacagatttttttttcctcagatagCTAAGCATAGAGCAAATCTGACACAAAACCATGAGGAGAGGCAGAAAGCTATTTTTGACATAGGTCTCATTATGCAGCAGttggctggtttggaacttgctacatagaccaggctggcctcaaactcagagaccctcctgcttctacctcccaagttgcAGTGTTAAGGGCATATACGACTGTGCTGGATCATCTCTTCCCTTTAATTGGAACCTGTTCAGTTTCCTATGAAGACCCTGATTCATACATAAGAGACAACATCCATCTCTTACCCAAGCAGGAGATGAAGTTACATTGTTTAGGAATGAGCAAGGAAGCCACACTAAGTGGCAGTACAAGGACACACTATTGCTATGACTTTAGTAACACAGAAAGCAATAATGAGGGTATGTGGTAGGACATAGGTAATAGGCTGGGCTAAGTAAACCTGGGAAATTTTTTTGTGGAGCGGACTAGACTAGAATGATGATCAcgtttctgaaaatattttctcagaagctgggcatggtggtgtatgcctgtaatcccagaatttgggaggctgaggattGGGTTTAGcagggcgtggtgacgcacgcctttaatcccagcacttgggaggcagaggcaggcggatttctgtgtttgaggccagcctggtctacaaagtgagttccaggacagccaggNCTANacagagaaaccctgtctcgaaaaacaaaaacaaacaaacaaacaaaaacaacaaacaaacaaacaaaaacaatcggGCTTAGTAGCATGtgtctttaaacccagcactctggaggcagaagcaggtagtcctctgtaagtttgaggccagcctggactacagattgaattcaaggccacccaggactatgtagtgagaccctgtctcaaaagaaacaaacaggagtTAAGATGACAGATACCAGCATGAGGCCTAGGGAGGGGGAGTGAGCAGGTCAGTCCAGTTAGCCTATCGCCTCTCAGTTTCAGTCACACAGATTAGATAGATAATGCCTGTAACCTTTAAGAAGAAGTGTTGCTTAGAAGATAACAGAAACATAAAGCAGAACTCTTCTGGTTTTTAGAACGCTTCtactggttctttgtgaatttcacatcctGCACCACTCATCTCCTTGTCCTTTTGTATCTaccctttgcccttgcaacctcccccaaaaggaaacaaaaaaaccaaaccaaacaaacaaaacaaatctcaccAAGGAAGCTTCAGTGTGTCATGGTGCGTCACACAGTATACCTGTTttccacacatttttttcttttacttgctAATGTTCATTTTAATTCTTCATTGGTCTGGTAGGAGGCCTCTGGCTTCAGCTACACCTGAGGACTGACTCCTCTCAGACATACTGTGGttgccatgtgtcttagttaggcttttactGTGGTGAACAGTCACCCCTTATAAAGGCACCCCTTATAAAGGACCACATTTAATATGAGCTGGTTTACTGGtactgaggttcagtccatcatcatcatcacagaaacataacagcatccaggcaggcatggcgacagaggagctgagagttctacatcttgttcagaaAGCAAATAAGAgaggactggcttccaggcagctaggaggaggatctctcaaagcccccccctccccccccccccagagacacacttcctccaacaaagccacacctctcctaatagtgccacttcctgggccaagcatattcaaatcaccacaccaaGTGCCATGGAGAtactgcagctttggatctgcaggaccaaccccttcacatgctccagcagttcatagctTGCTTTTCAACTTGATAATCTCAGCAAATCATCTTTTGGGGTAGATGAGGAAGTGACACATAGAAAGCATGCATTGTGGGCTGTAGAAGTGACAATACCATATATCTATCCTGCCAGCCTCACTTACAGCAACAGAGAGTAGAGAGACACACCTTCATAACTGATATGGTTTGTGTGTCAGGAGTTTACCCCAACAGGTATGAGCTCAGTAGAAATTCTTCTGGCCTTTGTTCTGCTTCTGTGATTTCAGACAGGAGTTGTTTGCCAGACTGTTCACCTCTTACAGATGAAGGGGTTAGGACTCCTACTTACACTCTGAGTTTCTCATCACTGATGGGTACCATTAGTCACTGAGGATTGCAGAAACAAAGAATCCCCAGACGTACCTGAGTAACACTTTAACTCCAGCATTTGCAGGCAGAGGTAAATGGGTCTCtttgagtttaaggacagcctggtctatataaaaATTACCAGGACAGATAGTACTAGAgacattctgtctcaaaaaaataaaataagacagccatggtggcacatgctcaCTCATAATCTCATCCTTTTGGATTGAATCTGGTTATATTGTGGCAAATTCATGGCTGATCTGGGCTACCTAAGGaaactgtgtcaaaaaaaaaataagaggtaGGAATGCTTCCAATCCTGATTAATTCTTTGGTACTACTGCCAGTCCAGCGACAGAGCTGTTGCTGGCCAGGATGGGACTATTTGTCAACCCTGGGGACCACTGAAACTGAGACATTTGCAGAGTTCTAATCACGTTTTTGACAGAGATAatcctcttatttatttatttatttattagcattCCACTCTTCTAAAGTtgtgtatgctttaaaaaaagatttgttttatgtgtatcagtgctcttagctgcatgtacatgtgcatgtcagaagagagcatcagatcacattatagatagttgtgaaccactatgtaggcgatgggaattgaactcatgacctccggaagagcaaccgtgctgttaactgctaagccatctttccagagttggagagatagctcagccgttaaaggataggctcacaaccaaaactaTGAGACAACTCTTTAAAAAGCAGTAACCCCTCTCCCTGGAAACTGACATCTGCAGCTATTGACTCTCTTCAGTCACCAAAGACAGAAATCTGAGATTAAACTAGGtgctgccaagatggctcagtggttaagagcacttgactgctctcccaaaggtcccgagttcaattcccaggaaaaCCACAAATGAGatctgaagctctcttctggtgcatatGAAGGCAGAgcaatcatatacataaaatacgtCAATGTATAAATATcaatgaataaatttttttttttttttttttggtttttcgagacagggtttctctgtgtagccccggctgtcctggcactcactttgtagaccaggctggcctcgaactcagaaatccgcctgcctctgcctcctgagtgctgggattaaaggcgtgcgccaccacgcccggctatgaataaatatttaaaaacaaaacacaacactaGACTAGAGAATGCGCTCTGGGCTGCAAGGAAAAGTGTCTTCagggggctggtgggatggctcagcaggttagagcacccgactgctcttccaaaggtccttagttcaaatcccagcaaccaaatggtgactcacaaccatccgtaacaagatctgactccctcttctggagtgtctgaagacagctacagtgtacttacatataataaataaataaattcttNaaaaaaaaaaaaaagaaaagtgtcttCGCAGGACACGCCTCTCCTTCCGCAATTCTTTCTCCCCGCTCCCCTTTCAAAACAGGAAGTTCCAGAGTTGGACGAATGAAAAATCGGGGGCGGCGTGTCTTTAACCAATCTTTTGATTGGTTCAGGGGTCTAGAGGCGGGGTCTTTCTACGTCGAGGCGGAAATTACGCTAGGTTCTCAACCTGTTCCCTTTCTCCCGCATTCTCCATTATGGTGCGGAAGCTTAAATTCCACGAGCAGAAGCTGCTGAAACAGGTGGACTTCCTAAACTGGGAAGTCACCGATCACAACCTCCACGAACTGCGTGTGCTGCGGCGGTACCGGCTGCAGCGGCGCGAGGAGTACACGCGCTACAACCAGCTGAGCCGAGCGGTGCGCGAGCTGGCGCGGCGCCTGCGCGACCTGCCCGAACGCGACCCATTCCGCGTGCGCGCCTCGGCGGCGCTGTTGGACAAGCTGTACGCTCTGGGCCTGGTGCCCACGCGCGGCTCACTGGAACTCTGCGACTCCGTCTCGGCCTCGTCCTTCTGCCGCCGCCGCTTGCCTACTTTGCTCCTCAAGCTACGCATGGCGCAGCATCTCCAAGCTGCTGTGGCTTTTGTGGAGCAGGGTCATGTCCGCGTGGGCCCAGACGTGGTCACTGATCCGGCCTTTCTCGTCACTCGCAGCATGGAGGATTTTGTCACCTGGGTGGATTCATCCAAGATCAAGCGGCACGTGTTGGAGTACAATGAGGAGCGCGATGACTTTGATCTAGATGCCTAGCGAGTCTTCTTGTCCTGGCTTCTCAGCTACAGGTCACTGACCCGGGGATGGGGAGAATCGCCTCCGTGTTCTGGGAAATTTTCCTAGAATTTGGACTGACAATTAAGTGACAATGTCTTGAGAGACAGTGGGAAGCAGTTTTGTACCGCACTGGGGATTGCTAGCTTCTTGTGCCTTAAACTTTGTGGTGTGAAGCAGGAATGTTACCTCTTCCCCTTTGCTTTATCATCTTGAAATAGGACTGTCTGGATGGAGAGTTTGAGTTCAGTATATTTATATCGTTTAAAGAAATCCTTTCCTAATGCCAATAAATGTCCCACCGACGTTGTTTAAGTGCACATTTTTGTCTGGTCGTTCTTCTTACCTAGCTTCCTACATAGCCATATCTATTATCTTGCTAGCTGAGGAGCCTAAGAGCAGGAAAAGGGTTGAAGGCTTGAGGCTTTGGAGCCTCACGTGGAGGTTGCAGGATGTTGTACAAGCTGGGCAGATTTGTCACTTAACCAGTCCCTTTCTCGGAATGAATGTTTTGGCAGAGCTTTTATCCACAAGACTTCCTGTTGATATTCCAGCCCCAGGAAATACCATATTAAAGTCCTGGAGTGTTTGCTTGCCTAAGGAAATGATCGCCCTGTAGTTTGGCCAGCTAGTGGTTAGTAGGGACCCAGGAGGTTCCTGAAAACAGATGTTCTTCAAGGTCCTGGCTTCAGCGTTAAGgacacctcccctcccccgccccccgcccccactccaaaaaaacaagcaaaagggcGAGGTAGTGCTGgcactgcctttaatcccagcagttgggaggttaaggcaggcagatctttgagttcgaggccagcctggtcttcatgaggagttacaggacaaccagggctatgcagGGAAATTTaggactttaaaaacaaacaaaatgagccgggcgtggtggcgcacgcctttaatcccagcactcaggaggcagaggcaggcggatttctgagttcgaggccagcctggtctacaaagtgagttccaggacagccagggccatacagagaaaccctgtcttaaaaaaccaaaaaaaaaaaaaaaaaaaaaaaaaaaaaaaaaaaaaaaaaaaaaaaaaccaacgcagcagaagcaaaaggaaaaccaTAAAGCATTAGAACTTGTAAATAGAGCACCAAGTTTTATCCCAGACCAAATACAAAATAGAATTCAGAGTCTGGCAGATTAAGGTATTTGTGTGGgggttatttttcttctctctctctctctctctctctctcattttgagacaggttttgaTTTGAAGCTCAAGCTGGTCTGGAACTAgaagtgatcctcctgtctcagcctctccagtgctaatATTACAGTGTGCACTGATGAGGCTCAGATTTTATGTGCTTCCTCTTCCTTGCTAGTGAGCCAGGCAAGATAGTTAAATGGGGAGAGAGGCACTTGCTGCTCAGGCTGACAGTGTGAATTTAGttttggaacccacatggtggaaggagagagccgaCTCTTCCACATGCACGGTATGTCATTTACATTCatacaaacaatttttaaaaaaagtaaaactagggctggagagatggctcagtggttaagagcaccgactgctcttccgaaggtcctgagttcaatcaaattccagcaaccacatggtggctcacaaccatttgtaatgagatctgacgtccagttctggtgcatctgaagacagctacagtgtacttagatataataaataaattaaaaaaaaaaaaactagggaaGGTAACATGAAATGACTCTAAATATTAGACACAGGTTTACATGGGTAATATATATTAGCCTATTTAACCCTCCCAACAAACCCATTTAAATGAGTAGACCAGTTACTCTGCACTTTTCAGGTGAGAAAGGAAGATAAGTCAGTATTTGATTGCATGATAAATGGATTAAGATAATCCGTTTTAAGAGTGCTAATGCACAGCCAGTCCTTAAAAGACATGTTGGAGTCTCAGCCTCCAGGTCAGTAGCAACACTAGGCAGTGATTGGTTTCAGCAGGATGCTATAGAAGAAGTTAGTCAGAGCTGGTGTATTATGCACTAAGCAGAAACACTGCAAGTGTGGGGTCAGCCAAGGCTGCAAAGCCagtgtctcaagaaataaaagactgaagagatgactaagcagtaaagagcactagctgttcttccaaaaaCTCTACTTCCAAGGGATCCAACGTCCTCCAgccatgcatatgtatatagacatgcaagcaaaatacccatctaccaagagagggagaaagattgggcatgatggcatatgcctgtaataatttttctttggactcatccaatcccagcacccaggaggcagaggcagttggatctctggtCTAGAGAGTAAActccagagctacagagaaacccagtttcagtaccccatccccaacccccaaattaaaaagcaaaacagccaCTGAAAGTGAGGACAAAAAAAGCTCTGATGTTAGGAGCTTGCACAGCTCTCGAAGAGGATCCCAGTGTGTCAGACTTAAaattacctataactccagctccaggggcatgAAATACCTTAGCCTCCTCAGGCTCCTGCACTTACATATGTATAtcaacacacataaacaaaactaaTACTTTTAAGGAATTATAGAGGCTGGGCTGTATGGCACATGCCTTCAAACTCAGCACCCTGGAGgtataggcaggtggatctctgcattagaggccaacctggtttacagtgagttccaggatagccaggactacacagagaaatcctgtctaaaacaaaaagagaagaacaagaaTGATCTGGagaatgctgggcatggtggcacacgcctttaatcccagcacttgggaggcagaggcaggcagatttctgagttcgaagccagcctggtctacagattgagttccaggacagcccaggctacacagagaaaccctgtNNNNNNNNNNNNNNNNNNNNNNNNNNNNNNNNNNNNNNNNNNNNNNNNNNNNNNNNNNNNNNNNNNNNNNNNNNNNNNNNNNNNNNNNNNNNNNNNNNNNNNNNNNNNNNNNNNNNNNNNNNNNNNNNNNNNNNNNNNNNNNNNNgggaggcagaggcaggcggatttctgagttcgaggccagcctggtctacaaagtgagttccaggacagccagggctataaagagaaaccctgtctcaaaaaaacaaaaaaaaaaaaaaaaaaatcacgttttGGGTTGACACACTTAAAAAGAACAGTTTGCCAGAAGTGGAATTACAAAAGCCCAAAAGTAGTACTTTTAGAGACGTTTCCAGagctatggactttgatggattaggtatttgttttcattgttttccaGCCTGAATGGCACTGCCATCATGGAGTCGGTTGTGTGAGGTCTGCAGGCCTACTAAGGTCTGGGGCCCTGTTACATAACTATGGCATAGGGCTTGAGAGACCTTAGCAGTTCAGAGACTTGCTTTCCTTGAAGAGAACCTAGGTTTGATGTCCACTGCCCATATGGTACTTACAACTatgtataactccagttcccaggatcCAGTGCTTGCTTTTGACATCTGAGCACCAGTCATGCAGgtgatatacatgcatacattcaggcaagcactcatatacacaaaatgagaataaataaatcttttcaaaaagtAGCTATGGCAACTTGGCTCAGAGTGTTTATTGCATCTCCTGGCAGCAAAAGCcaatcctttcttttctccatgcaGGCTACACACATCACTAAGCTATAGC harbors:
- the Imp3 gene encoding U3 small nucleolar ribonucleoprotein protein IMP3, with protein sequence MVRKLKFHEQKLLKQVDFLNWEVTDHNLHELRVLRRYRLQRREEYTRYNQLSRAVRELARRLRDLPERDPFRVRASAALLDKLYALGLVPTRGSLELCDSVSASSFCRRRLPTLLLKLRMAQHLQAAVAFVEQGHVRVGPDVVTDPAFLVTRSMEDFVTWVDSSKIKRHVLEYNEERDDFDLDA